GCCGATATTCATGATACACTTTCTCTAGGTATTTTGTTCGAAATTGCTGCAGGTTCTTCTTCGGCACCCGTTTTAAAAGATCTTTTGTTTAAAGCTTATGAATTGGAAATCAAAGTAAAATTTATTCCGATTTCTATCGAAGATTACGAAACGTGGGTAAAATCACAATCAAAACAGCGTTATATCATTAATATTCTGGGTGAGAAACTAGCGGCTTCACAATTGTCTGCCGTAACTCAAATATTGTCAGATCAAAATTTAAATATCGATTCTATTATCCGATTAACTGGGAGAACTTCAATTGTAGAAAAAGAAGAATATCCACGTTCTTGTATTCAATTGTCTGTAACAGGTGAAATTGTAAACAAGATTATCATGACGGCAAGTTTTATGGAAATCTCTAGAACACTAAACGTTGATATTTCTTTCCAAGAAGATAATATTTACAGAAGAAACCGCCGTTTGGTTTGTTTCGATATGGATTCGACTTTAATTCAAACCGAAGTAATCGATGAGCTTGCAGAGCTGAATGGAGTAGGAGATCAGGTTCGTGCCATAACAGAATCGGCTATGAACGGCGAAATTGATTTCAACGAAAGTTTTAAAAAGCGTATGGCTCTTTTAGAGGGTTTAAGCGAAGAAGTTCTACAAAACGTTGCGGTTAATTTGCCAATTACACAAGGAGCACATCGTTTGATGAAAGCCTTAAAATACTACGGCTACAAAACTGCAATTCTATCTGGAGGATTTACTTATTTTGGAGAATATCTTCAAAAAGAACTAGGAATAGATTATGTTCATGCCAATCGATTAGAGATAAAAGATGGTAAACTAACAGGTAAATATTTAGGAGATATTGTTGATGGTCAGAAAAAAGCCGAATATCTAAAAGCAATTGCCGAAAAAGAAGGAATTCACATCAATCAGACCATTGCAGTTGGTGACGGAGCAAACGATTTGCCAATGCTAAATTTAGCTGGCTTAGGAATCGCTTTCCACGCCAAGCTAAAAGTAAAAGAAAGCGCTTCAACCTCAATCTCGAGTTTAGGTCTTGATGGAGTTTTATACTTGTTAGGATACCACGACCGATATATAGATATGATGTAGAAGGCAATTTTGCACAGTTTTTGTCATTTATGACATACTGAACGTAATAAAAAACAAACCTCAGTCTCTTCAAATAAAAGGCTGAGGTTTTTTATATGGGCATGTCCCTTCGGGTCGGGCTATCCGTTGCAATCTTTTATGCCAAACCCTGGCATAAAAGGATTTCCACTTCTATCCCTCATGCTGGTTTAGTGGAATTTACGGTTTTCAATCACGAAATTATATGGCTAAAAAGAATTTAAGTTTATTTTTTCTTTTAGTTCATTGTAAATTTTTTCAGTAGATGGAGTCTCAATATTTAATTCGATTCCATAATTAATTATTGGGCTAGCAAATAATTCTAACTCATTATTTGCTTTGTTTGAGTTTATGTCAAGCTGCAGTGAAGTCGGTGTTTTCGGTGGAAAAGTTGCTGCTTTCTCAAAAGTCTTCGTAATAATATCATCACTTAACTGAATTCCTTTTTTATCAGCTATTAATTTAATCTCTTTCATGATTTCTTTAGCTTCACTTCTTTGAAGAGGAACTGTACAGACTTCTCCAATTGAAGAATTGTATTTAGAAGTTACCAAACCAAAACTGGCAATAAAAATAAATTTCGTCCAGATTTCAGTAAAAGAATTGTCTTTCAATTCAAAATCTATTCTGCTTTCAGATAATAAATCAATTATCCAGTCAATGTTTTCATTGAAATTTTCGGGATCACGTCCAATGAATATTTTTCCAGGTTTTCCTTTATGTTCAACTATTCCCTTTTCTTTTATATGAGAAGCCACATAAATACAACTTGGTAAAATAGTATTGTTAGGAATTAAT
The Flavobacterium humidisoli DNA segment above includes these coding regions:
- a CDS encoding ketopantoate reductase family protein; the protein is MERKHIVVVGLGGVGGYFGFKINQTNESKKQHQITFIAREQTYDAVKKNGLILLSDEHPNSVTKPEFICDTVKEVSSPDLILVCTKEYDLENICMQMIQVISPKTIILPMMNGADIYERIRKLIPNNTILPSCIYVASHIKEKGIVEHKGKPGKIFIGRDPENFNENIDWIIDLLSESRIDFELKDNSFTEIWTKFIFIASFGLVTSKYNSSIGEVCTVPLQRSEAKEIMKEIKLIADKKGIQLSDDIITKTFEKAATFPPKTPTSLQLDINSNKANNELELFASPIINYGIELNIETPSTEKIYNELKEKINLNSF
- the serB gene encoding phosphoserine phosphatase SerB, whose translation is MAAEDKEIILLKVSGHDKIGVTAGLTAVLAAYDANILDIGQADIHDTLSLGILFEIAAGSSSAPVLKDLLFKAYELEIKVKFIPISIEDYETWVKSQSKQRYIINILGEKLAASQLSAVTQILSDQNLNIDSIIRLTGRTSIVEKEEYPRSCIQLSVTGEIVNKIIMTASFMEISRTLNVDISFQEDNIYRRNRRLVCFDMDSTLIQTEVIDELAELNGVGDQVRAITESAMNGEIDFNESFKKRMALLEGLSEEVLQNVAVNLPITQGAHRLMKALKYYGYKTAILSGGFTYFGEYLQKELGIDYVHANRLEIKDGKLTGKYLGDIVDGQKKAEYLKAIAEKEGIHINQTIAVGDGANDLPMLNLAGLGIAFHAKLKVKESASTSISSLGLDGVLYLLGYHDRYIDMM